Proteins co-encoded in one Arachis stenosperma cultivar V10309 chromosome 7, arast.V10309.gnm1.PFL2, whole genome shotgun sequence genomic window:
- the LOC130942107 gene encoding probable transcriptional regulator RABBIT EARS: MEEEYDNNKWLMWMKRKQVFVGKKSSSSSSYSYLSWEERAFAEDAARVLGGSTWPPRSYTCNFCHRHFTSAQALGGHMNVHRRDRARLKQSSSSLGEDNQQHAITGSYSSSIKRGQQKNFEEDEDTMISSCKKLKTTTTIFCLNPCSNDNGIEDLDLELRLGAKQQKVN; the protein is encoded by the exons ATGGAGGAGGAATATGATAATAATAAGTGGTTGATGTGGATGAAGAGAAAACAAGTGTTTGTTGGAAAGAagagtagtagtagtagtagttacTCATACTTATCATGGGAAGAGAGGGCTTTTGCAGAAGATGCAGCAAGAGTTCTTGGTGGAAGCACATGGCCGCCAAGATCATACACTTGCAATTTCTGCCATAGACACTTCACCTCTGCTCAAGCACTTGGTGGTCACATGAATGTTCACCGAAGAGATAGGGCTAGACTCaaacaatcatcatcatcattag GAGAAGATAACCAACAACATGCTATAACAGGCTCTTACTCTTCTTCAATTAAAAGGGGGCAACAGAAGaattttgaagaagatgaagacacCATGATCAGTAGTTGTAAGAAGTTAAAGACTACTACCACCATTTTCTGCCTCAACCCATGTTCAAACGATAATGGAATTGAAGACTTGGATCTTGAACTCAGGCTAGGTGCCAAACAACAAAAAGTTAACTAG